A stretch of the Notamacropus eugenii isolate mMacEug1 chromosome 2, mMacEug1.pri_v2, whole genome shotgun sequence genome encodes the following:
- the CCDC182 gene encoding coiled-coil domain-containing protein 182: MDPFYQTGPIYVKVNTLQGKKMVESGLQSGDFSLPESLSPCVVPPQPEMENLLQKVTGVQRDLEDFKQETLKAIHRLEDAYCEMSRTLAQQEEQSARVKQRLREEEDRGIVRNKVLTFLLPREKQLRQHCRWLEHMVLKSGSHEGQASAKKVSGN; this comes from the coding sequence ATGGATCCCTTCTACCAGACAGGACCCATTTATGTGAAGGTCAATACCCTTCAAGGGAAGAAAATGGTTGAGAGCGGTCTACAGTCGGGAGACTTTTCCCTGCCTGAGTCGCTGTCCCCATGTGTTGTTCCCCCGCAACCTGAAATGGAGAACCTGCTGCAAAAAGTGACCGGCGTCCAGAGGGACCTGGAGGATTTCAAACAGGAGACGTTGAAGGCCATTCACCGACTGGAGGATGCCTACTGTGAGATGAGCAGGACTCTGGCCCAGCAGGAAGAGCAATCAGCGAGGGTAAAACAGCGACTGCGGGAGGAGGAGGACCGAGGCATCGTGCGGAATAAGGTCCTCACCTTCCTGCTCCCCAGGGAGAAGCAGCTGCGGCAGCACTGCCGGTGGCTGGAGCATATGGTGCTAAAGAGTGGGAGCCACGAGGGACAGGCATCTGCAAAGAAGGTTTCAGGGAATTGA